The Helicoverpa zea isolate HzStark_Cry1AcR chromosome 4, ilHelZeax1.1, whole genome shotgun sequence genome segment gctattttttttgtcaatttcttcaatgtacaaaaattacttttctacagatttattatatgtatagattattaaTAACGCGTATTCATAAGTGGAAAAAGCTataattatatgttatgtgttatatatttaaatgtttatttgcaaTAATAAGTGCAGTGACTTATGTTTGTTAACGTATTcctattttctgttattttaatttatctatgGTATAAGCATTACGATAATAAGCATAGATGTATCTTAGATTTCTCTTTGCCTCTCTCCTTACAAAATGTACTGTATAAAATTCAATAGGATTAATGGTGATCTGTAACACAGGGGTAACCTTAAGCAGTCACCATTCTCTTAGAAATGCAACTTGtatttaatgtacttttaacactgtaattgaagagaaaaataaagattttttatttttatttattttattataaaatcccCGTAATACAAGTGTTTAGTGtagttagggctgccatccgtccgggtttccccggatttgtcctcgtttggaggccgtccgggggccgtccgggcggggtttcaagaagtgtccggggaaaacccggacagttttcatgtaaggaagcacctcattggatttaagtatgtgttaatagtaaatggattacaaattaggtattattttgtttaaaaaaatcgtactccttcggggaaaaaatgcgatttacgccaaatgtccgggtttttttaatgtttgtccgggtttggtgaaattcgagatggcagccctaagtgTAGTGTACCTACTGTAGTGAAACTATACGCCTGCCCCATGACTCTGTCATCATGAACCCAGCTATTCCCCAATtatgtgggtgttggcttccagtcaagccgaatctgtttgagtaccaatatattacttggagtgcctatctgacctcctcaacccagtgaactggaCATCACGTTATCCATAGTaagactgtttgacagactttttggcttctgattagtcgcagcaagcagtcaaaaatgtacaaatgacagctttgtcagaacTTTGTTTCCTGTGAGAATTACATACGccccttttttttaacgacgtcaaaaatcatcaaatgacccctcccgctgtaggttagcaatagcgagggagtgtcagactcttactgtctaaaaccgtcatgttccatcgttggccttttatgtaccagtgcCGCGGttactcttttgaacaatcccgcagccccggcaggccttggccctactgggccccgctggggttgctgacatctctttaagagtcgcgtggaacaacgcgccgcCGACAGGCGTCTGTTGTCTATccagacatgagcgatgagctaCCCGAATCCACCctccacagacccacgcctacgccACGTGGCCTGGAGTCGCCTCGCGAACCCTTCTTCGCTGTcgaaaaatttgtttttttcatccctactaatattacatatAAATGTGCAAGTaactccgtctgtctgtctgtctttcacGTCTTAAACACTGAACtaagtttaataaaatttggtacagagatagagttgaccttgaaaaagaacatagaatagtttttatctcagacttttgaagagttctcttggataTAAGCGAACTTGACGCGGGCGGAAGATAGTAGAAAATATCAGTGCCACCTAGAGTcataattttttgaaaatgaacACAGCAGTTAACCTtaaggcgcgtacgcacgtacgaacacgaacatagcgaacacaaacaccagacccgaacatttggttcgtacgtatggacggcaagccgcgtacgcacgtacgaacaaatttgttgcgttacatgatatgcaacaacttggttcgcacgtgcgtaccactatcgaacatcgaacactctgttcgtcaaacatgttcgcggcgatccttgtagtgtgttctgtatggacggcgttcgaagcgctttaataacttcacaatcgaccacttccaacggcaccgtcatggctactaagatagagttcacgactgttgttcgcgaactcgactcgaactatgtttgcgtacgtgttcgaatatgccgtccatacatacgaaccaaatgttcgggtctggtgtttatgttcgtgttcgtacgtgcgtacgcgcctgcatattcgaacacgaacgcaaacatagttcgagtcgagttcgcgaacaacagtcgtgaactctatcttagtagccatgacggtgccgttggaagtggtcgattgtgaagttattaaagcgcttcgaacgccgtccatacagaacacactacaaggatcgccgcgaacatgtttgacgaacagagtgttcgatgttcgatagtggtacgcacgtgcgaaccaagttgttgcatatcatgtaacgcaacaaatttgttcgtacgtgcgtacgcggctttAGATAGACAACGACTGTCCGATAGAGCAGGGTCACGAGCCGCGCGAGGCGGGCGTGGGTCGCGGGGCacggggcgcggggcgggggACGCGTCGAGTGCCGCTCCTGCGCTAATGTGCGACTGTCTCACCAAGTAGACAATTACGGGTCCCACGCGCACTCGGCCGTGGTAGGTATCGCGGGGCTGCTGGCGCATGCGCACATCCCACGCGCAGCACCCGCCCGGCCCCGGCTCGCGTCACGCCACGCGCTGCTGCCATCGCATCTCCGATCAAAGCATTTCATTTATGCGCAGGTGTATGCGcgattaaacattaaaaacttaaaaaaagttttttttttgtttttaataaattttttgTTATCGCTGACTAGGTCTTAAATGAAATGATACTCATATTGTAGAACTGCATTAAAAAGAACTactccgccatcttggattgtCCGCCAAAagtacaaacatccgaattgaaaaCCTCATCCTACTAAGGGTACTCCTAAGgtcatttaaatattgaaatagtgTTGCAGTAATGGCGTGGTATTGCAGGGAGACACGATATTCTCGTGGTACAGCGGCGCGGGCACGGCGCGCGTGGCGGACCGCTGGGGCGGGCGCGTGCGCCGCGTGCTGGACGGGCGGCTGGGGCTCGGTCGCGGCTCCATCAACGTGAGCGCCGTGCGCGAGACCGACGCCGGCCTGTACCGCTGCCGCGTCACCTTCCCCAACCGCACGCCGCCCGCGCGCAACAACGGCACCTTCTACTACCTCGACGTGGACGGTTAGCATGACCCATCGCAATGCTTagctattttttgttattttttgtttttgttgtttaatgttatttttttatttattttatatgagtGGCTTCTGAACTGACTCGAGTGCTCCCTACTCTTCAGGAGGTAATCTGATAGTGACGCCGCCAATGAACGTGACCGTGCTGGAGGGCGAGCGCGCCGAGCTGGAGTGCCTGCCGAAGAGTCCCGAGGCGGCGgtggagtggttccgggagggCACGCCGCTAGGCGAGCTGCCCGAGCTGGCGCTGCGCGCGGAGCGGCCCGCCAACGGGTCCCTGGTGCTGCGGCGCGCCGCGTCGGGGGACCCCGGCGAGTACGAGTGCCGCGTGCAGGACCCTGCCGGCGCCATGCAGAGCGCCAGTGCCTTCCTCGACGTGCAGTGTGAGTGTCACGCCGCGCGCTcgcagccgccgccgccctcCTCTCTAATGTTATGTCGTTTCTGTTCTAGATAAAGCCAAAGTAGTGTATGCTCCGAAGGAACGCTACCTACCGTACGGCAAGCCCGCAAGTCTGGACTGCCACTTCAGTGCTAACCCACCGTTGACTAATTTGCGCTGGGAAAAGGACGGCTTCCTCTTTGACCCCTACAATGTCCCTGGAGTGTTCTATAGTAGGAATGGAAGTTTGCTGTTCAATCAGGTAAGTAAACAGTTTACTCGGTACCTACATCATATTAATTTaccttaaaactaatacaaGTCTCTAGACATATAATCTGTATGTTACTGTAAGAGCCCGTATTTATTGGTTAATCTCAGGATCCAGTAGTCAGGAAGTAAAATATCACATTCTTTGATACTGACTCTGGTAATAGCCTAcacgataaatgggctatcagaacggaaactatattttaaatCGAACTAGCTAATTTACAGGTCCTGAGATAAGAGCgctcaatcaaaatcaaatgtaTATTCGCGAAACATTTCGAGCGGAGATAATCTATGCGCGGTTCCAGGCACCGGCTCTTGTCGTGGTAGTCGGCAATCAGTTTACTGTTGCTCGAATTTGACACCTTTGGAAAACCAAGTGAAAGATCCGCTAGTATGAGGCGTCGTCCTTTTAGGAGATGAATTATAAACAAGAAATTTATGTCGACTGATTTATTTGaacgggcggcgccctatttatatgtgtacgcctgcgacagcgaaaatcagcttttgaaaatttaaaattttgaatttgacatttgaacttcattgtatttttcttcatgactattgaaggttgcgagtcgaaaaggttgtatgcgtttcatgtcgctacatcACTCCCCCCTAAGCGAAGCGAACGTTTGGTTTAACTGTGCGGCCGGAACGAGTGACGATTGTGTCACGCTGTGGTTTTGCCGCTGCTGCTGGTTGTGGCACTATGCTCGGGAAGCGTGATGGCGACGCTTGTTGCTTATTCTGCATGCTTGAGGAAGTGGGAGTGATTTCCTCTTCGTTAAGTAAGTATGCCGGTTTCAATCTGTCGATAGAGACGACTGCTGTACGCAAAGGCATCTGGATGGTAAATTGTTTTTCTCCTCGATGTATGACTTCGAATGGACCGTCGTATGGCGGGGTCAATGGACTCTTCACCATGTCGTTGCGCACGAAAACATGAGTACACGTCGCTAAATCTTTATACACGAATGTGTTTCTGTTGTTGCTATGTGACTTGTTACTCGGTGAAAGATTTGCCATTGATTCGCTCAGACAGCGAACAAACTCTGCGTCTTCAATTTCCGGCGGTGAAGGCTCGAAAAAATCCGACGGTATTCTGAGTGTTGATCCGTAAGTCATCAGAGCTGGACTGACTTGGGAGTCCTCACGTAAGGCGGAACGCAGTCCAAGCAAAACGGTTGCAAGTTCCTCGCTCCAGCGAGTGCCTGCACTTCTCGCCATGAGTGCGGCTTTTAAAGTTCGATGCTAGCGTTCGACTTTCCCATTTGCTTGTGGGTGGAAAGCGGTGGTTCGAATTCTAGTGATGCCGAACTTCTTCATAAGTGCCTTGAATAATGCAGATTCGAATTGTCTTCCTTGGTCCGTTGTTACACGTAGTGGGCAGCCAAATCGTGATATCCATCCTTCGTACATCGCTTTAGCAACGGTGTCGGCAGTGATGTCACGCATAGGAATTGCTTCGGGCCATCTTGTGCAGCGGTCGATCATCGTAAGAAGGTATCTGTAGTCGTTTGAAGGAGGCAGCGGTCCCACGATGTCTACGTGAACGTGTTCGAAGCGAGAGGATTTTTGAAAATTGCCTAGCGGACTGACAACGTGACGTTGAATCTTGCTGCGCTGGCAACCGATGCAGGCTTTTGCCCATAGGCCAACTTCTTTGTTCATACCCGGCCAGAAAAACTTTGCAGACATTGTTTTTCGAGATGTTCGTACTCCCGGATGACTTAGTTCGTGTTGTGCTTTGAAGGCTGCAAAACGATAAGCCACTGGTAGGTAGGGACGAATGTTGCCGGTAGATGTCTCGCATACGACGGGTCGTTGACCTCCTGGCCATCGGATGCGTGAAAATTTGAGTTTTGGGTTGGCCATGTAGGATTTCAGTTGGTCGTCCTTTTCCTGGTCTTGGGCGAGTTGATTGTAATCAATGGTAGCGTGTGAGAAATCTATCTCTTCTATGCGTGATAAAGCGTCGGCAGCTTCGTTGTTATCACCGTGCACGTATTGAATTTTTGTGCAAAACTGGCTAATGAAGTGGAGTTGGCGTTCTCGTCTTGGAGTATCACTGCTGCTAGGCGTTCTTGTTAGCGCGAAAGTTAATGGTTTGTGGTCGGTGAATATTGTGAGGTGATTGCCCTCTATCAATCTTCTAAGATGTTGAACAGCGGTGTACATGGCTAATAATTCGCGATCGTACACGCTGTATCTTCGTTGAGTTTCGCTCATGGATTTTGAGAAAAATGCCAGTGGTTTCCAAACGTTGTCGACCTTTTGTTGAAGGACGGCGCCGATGCTAGTATTCGATGCGTCAGTGTATAAACTTAGCGGCGCGTTGGGAATCGGGTGCGTTAGCGTTGTTGCTTCGAGTATGCTTTGTCGGCATTTCTCAAAAGCTTGTTCTGCCTCTTGTGACCATTTAATCGGAGTTTTGTCGTTTTTCTTGCTGTTATGTAGATATTTGTTCAATTCGTGTTGACTTTCAGCTTGATGAGGTAAACAACTGCGATAGAAGTTCATCATTCCAAGAAATCTTCGCAGTTCTTGAACTGTTTGAGGTTTCGGATAGTTAACGATTGCTTGTATTCGATTCTGAGTAGGTTTAATTCCTTCTGACGAGACTTCGTATCCGAGAAATTCGATGGTTTCCCTGTCGAATTCACATTTTCCAATGTTTAGACTGACGCCGAAGGAATCTAGGCGTTCGAGTACCATTTGTAAGTGCTGGCGATGTTCTTCCTTGTTTCTCGAGAATACCAGCATGTCATCAACGAAACAAAATACGATGTCGTCTAGTCCTCGAAGGACTTCATGCATGAAGCGTTGGAAGGTTTGACCGGAATTTCTTAAGCCGAAAGTCATGCAGTTGAATTCGAAAAGGCCAAATGGTGTTATTATTGCCGTTTTCTGTGCATCTTCTTTTGCGATAGGAATCCAATAATATGCCATTTTCAGATCGAGTTTTGAGAATATCTTCTTGCCGTGAAGTTGGTATGTAAAATCTTGAATTCTCGGTATGGGGTATCGGTCGGGAACGGTGACTGCGTTGAGTCTTCTATAATCTCCGCATACTCGTAGTGAACCATCTTTTTTCTTGACAACATGGAGTGGACTCGCCCACGGACTGCATGATGGTTTGCATATTCCCATCTCTATCATGCGTTCGAACTCGAGTTTCGCAGCTTTGTACTTGTCGGGAGGAAGAGGGCGCGGCCGAGAGAATATTGGAGGGCCGGTTGTCTCTATATGGTGTGTGACGTTATGTTTGGCTGGCGTCTTTAGTGACATAGGTCGCAGTACAtcaggatatttttttagaaggtCGTGGTAGGCGTGGTCGTGATTGATCGTGAAAACGGTTTCCTCGCAGTTGTTTATTCTTATTGTACTTATACTGAGATCGGTCACTCGGTCTATGAGTTTTCTTTGGTGAAGATCGACTAGTAATTTGTGGTGAACTAAGAAATCTGCGCCTAGTATTGAAGTCTTCACCTTGGCGACGACGAAAGTCCACCTGAAGCTTCTTCGTAAGCCTAGGTTGAGCTCTAGAGTGCGCTCTCCATAGGTACGAATTTCTGTGCCGTTGGCAGCGAATAATTTGTAGGCCGTTTTTGCGGGCTTTGAGTTTTTTGCATTGCGAGCGGCCAATATTGATATGTCCGCTCCTGTGTCGATGAGGAATTTCTCTCTGCTGACGATGTCGGTCACACATAAGCGGCGGCTAGTTTGGTTTACATCGACCTCCGCCGCGGTCGatgtattatttagttttccGGCTTAGATCTGGAACAGGGTGATTCACATTTGCGCGCATCGTTGCCGAATCTGAAGTAATAGTAGCATAACCCATTATCGTCGCTCGGCTTGCCAGATGCTCGCTTTTGGCGGGAAACGCTGCGTTGACGCGACGATGAGCGATAGCGAGAACGGGAGGGAGGGTGGCGGCGGTATGTCGCGCGCCGATGGCTTGAACGTAGCTCGGCGACTTCAAGTGTTAACTTCTCGATTTGCTTCGAAAGTATGTTTATCTGTAGGTTGGTTATGACGTTTTGTTGAGCACGGTCGGCTGAAGTGGATGGATCATTTGTAGCGACGGCGGCGATTGAAGCAGGTTCATATTGTTCGAGCATCTTGTCGGCCATCGCAGCTATGGTTTCAAGCGATGATTCCGTGTTGATGGAAAGTACGGAGCGCACATATGCGGGTAACTGCTTCAGCCACATAACCTTAAGTGCTTCTTGGGACAATAATTTTCCGCCGAGATCACGCATTGTCCGAAGAAGGTGGCTTGGTTTTTGATCGCCGAGTTCGAGGCCACTCAACAGCTTCTGCAGTTGGCGATCGTCAGACTCTTGAAAAGTCGCTATCAGTCTTTCCTTCAAAGTCTGGTACTTGCCGGTAGCCGGAGGCTCCAGTATTAGGTCCGTAATTAATTCCAGGTTGTTGCAACCCAGTAGTGGAACGACAAGATTAAATTTCTGTTCATCTCCTAGTTTGCTGGCGGCGACAGCTGCTTCAAATTGCGCGAACCACAGCCGAGGATTCTGTCGCCAGAACGGTGGAAGTCTTGCCGGCAGGGATATCGTGGCCACGTCATTGCTGGCCGTGATACCGCCCTGAGCGTCGACGAATTCTTCATTTGGTCTCGACGTCATGGTGTCGATGGCTCTACTCACGGAGCGACTTCACGATcaatcacgtcggggtcaccaatttagGAGATGAATTATAAACAAGAAATTTATGTCGACTGATTTATTTGaacgggcggcgccctatttatatgtgtacgcctgcgacagcgaaaatcagcttttgaaaatttaaaattttgaatttgacatttgaacttcattgtatttttcttcatgactattgaaggttgcgagtcgaaaaggttgtatgcgtttcatgtcgctacatcctaattggcagcgatcgcacgatggcgcgatgcgtttttcatctcacgatctcactatctcacttgcgaggttcaaataggacactctgatgaaagaagatggatcaaaattgccccacgtcctataacaatgtgacgtatctcaaaaaaaagataaaaatgtttaaaaaaatatgacatactctctaattcattttttttacaccttcatacgaaaaaaatgctttaaaaattgttcaggcgctgttatgaaaacatcgttcataggactatttatggactattttattacattatttttttgtttgatagggtatacctcacaggtggtcccataatcatcaggtcaggatctgatgatggaaaccctgagaaatccagggcaacttttgaaagttgtaggcatgcgcaggataaaaacttgactataaggtgtatgtcttacaacaatatgcaacagtgaaagtttggagctgacctgatgatggagacgaaagaaggtcgagggaactcgacaaccgaatatgtaaactacctcgtgtttgggctcatattatttgtattgaatagacctttgcaacagtgaaggtttgaagctgacttgatgatggagaccagagaagggcgagggaactcgacaactgaatatgtgaactgcctcgtgtttgggcttatattattcgtattgataagaactttccatttatgcggatagtgacaactgtgcttgtcactgaaaagccaaaaataaaaataaaaactttttacaataaaaaaacttccaaaaacactgaaaagcaaaaaaaaaatagtcttaggagcatcggcctagaagtcggtggggaaataaacttaggtacatcctttagacaccgacttctgaggtagtttaaatattttcttgtcgagttccctcgcccttctctggtctccatcatcaagtcagcttctaaccttcactgttgcaaaggtctattcaatacaaataatatgagcccaaacacgaggtagtttacatattcggttgtcgagttccctcgaccttctttcgtctccatcatcaggtcagctccaaacctttactgttgcatattgttgtaagacatacaccttatagtcaagttttttcctgcgcatgcctacaactttcaaaagttgccctggatttctcagggtttccatcatgaGATCCTggcctgatgattatgggaccacctgtgaggtataccctatcaaacaaaaaaatattttaataaaatagtccataaatagtcctatgaacgatgttttcataacagcgcctgaacaatttttaaagcatttttttcgtatgaaggtgtaaaaaaaatgaattagagagtatgccatatttttttaaacattttcatcttttttttgagatacgtcacattgttataggacgtggggcaattttgtatggattatgatccgtcttctttgtatgtttgaactcatcgaacgacgagaacgcatcgtgtcatcgtacaatcgctgtcaattaggacgacgtcttagatgaaaaacgcatcgcgccatcgcgcgatcgctgccaattaggacgacgcctgaAGGCGTTTTTACTATAGTGCAGAGATTTGTCCGATAGTGCACTGTCGTTGAAATGGCATTATGTCAGAACCTGCACGGTGAAGTGTTTTCGTCCAATAGGGGCAGGACCGTTATCGTTGATTTCCACGGCACGGAGGACTCTCACTAGTTAAGAAAACGACTCTAGTTAGAGTCAGTTCAGGCATTTGGGAGAGCTTAACTTTGACAATGTATTGATGTAAAGTGCCCCGCTTGCAGGTGGACGAGTCGCACGAGGGCGAGTACTCGTGCACGCCGTACAACGCGCTGGGGTCGGAGGGCGCGTCGCCCGGCGTGCGCGTGCGCGTGCAGCGGCCGCCGGCGCTGGGCGCGCGCCCGCAGCCGCTGTACGTGGCGCGGCTCGGCGCCACGCTCACGCTGCcctgcgccgccgccgcgcgcaaCCACCACGACCGCCCGCTGGTGCGCTGGGCGCGCAAGGACGGCGCCGAGCTGCCGCCGGGCCGCCACCACCTGGACGACGGCAACCTGACCGTGGTGGACGTGGCGGAGGAGGACCGCGGCGTGTACGTGTGCACGGTCAGCAACGAGGCCGCCACCGTCGACGTGGAGACCGAGCTGCTGGTGGAGAACGTGCCGCCGCGCGCGCCCTACAACCTCACCGTGCGCGCGCACACCGACTCGCTGCACCTCGCCTGGGTGCCAGGTCACTACAGATATACTGGCTCAGACACGATATTAAATCGATGACCGTCGGCGGCGTCCCGGGCCTTTAACCGCACCGACGCccaaaaattactttgatttCAGGTCATAATGGTCTGGAAGTGGACTACAACGTTTGGTA includes the following:
- the LOC124629546 gene encoding protein borderless isoform X1, with translation MCARAWAPALCALAAAAAAASLLPLDAERLHASVGGFAVMNCHLDFPFGNEIPYHLQWDKDGDTIFSWYSGAGTARVADRWGGRVRRVLDGRLGLGRGSINVSAVRETDAGLYRCRVTFPNRTPPARNNGTFYYLDVDGGNLIVTPPMNVTVLEGERAELECLPKSPEAAVEWFREGTPLGELPELALRAERPANGSLVLRRAASGDPGEYECRVQDPAGAMQSASAFLDVQYKAKVVYAPKERYLPYGKPASLDCHFSANPPLTNLRWEKDGFLFDPYNVPGVFYSRNGSLLFNQVDESHEGEYSCTPYNALGSEGASPGVRVRVQRPPALGARPQPLYVARLGATLTLPCAAAARNHHDRPLVRWARKDGAELPPGRHHLDDGNLTVVDVAEEDRGVYVCTVSNEAATVDVETELLVENVPPRAPYNLTVRAHTDSLHLAWVPGHNGLEVDYNVWYRERTVSEWRTMKILTRGVTEATLVGLRPGTEYELRVLSQDLIGDGLFSKPVFARTLGNLATGMSPSENQSTELNIASYYSGSTDGDVGETENAAEVEETMEAIEGEQIAYAAPTTEESAGSGDGAELEVTVRLIDDGALVRWRREPLDQSRCTVRWYEGAAPGERLLATGHTLHDYMLVSGAEEGAQYWARVQCASGARGGAALRVPEYARLRGVAAGCAAAALLLAALAAALYAARRRLCGRAAPRCDKRAR
- the LOC124629546 gene encoding protein borderless isoform X2; its protein translation is MCARAWAPALCALAAAAAAASLLPLDAERLHASVGGFAVMNCHLDFPFGNEIPYHLQWDKDGDTIFSWYSGAGTARVADRWGGRVRRVLDGRLGLGRGSINVSAVRETDAGLYRCRVTFPNRTPPARNNGTFYYLDVDGGNLIVTPPMNVTVLEGERAELECLPKSPEAAVEWFREGTPLGELPELALRAERPANGSLVLRRAASGDPGEYECRVQDPAGAMQSASAFLDVQYKAKVVYAPKERYLPYGKPASLDCHFSANPPLTNLRWEKDGFLFDPYNVPGVFYSRNGSLLFNQVDESHEGEYSCTPYNALGSEGASPGVRVRVQRPPALGARPQPLYVARLGATLTLPCAAAARNHHDRPLVRWARKDGAELPPGRHHLDDGNLTVVDVAEEDRGVYVCTVSNEAATVDVETELLVENVPPRAPYNLTVRAHTDSLHLAWVPGHNGLEVDYNVWYRERTVSEWRTMKILTRGVTEATLVGLRPGTEYELRVLSQDLIGDGLFSKPVFARTLGSTDGDVGETENAAEVEETMEAIEGEQIAYAAPTTEESAGSGDGAELEVTVRLIDDGALVRWRREPLDQSRCTVRWYEGAAPGERLLATGHTLHDYMLVSGAEEGAQYWARVQCASGARGGAALRVPEYARLRGVAAGCAAAALLLAALAAALYAARRRLCGRAAPRCDKRAR